The genome window TTCCGTCAGCGACAACGGCATTGGCATGACCAAGGAGCAGCAGGCAAAGCTCTTCCAGGCATTTGTACAGGTCGATGCATCGACAACCCGAAATTACGGCGGGACAGGTCTTGGTCTTGCGATTACCCAGCATTTTATCAGGATGATGGGCGGAACCATCGAAGTAGAGAGTGAATTTGGCAAGGGCTCGACCTTTCGCTTCCGGATTCCGGCGAGCGACGCAACGCAGGCTGCACAGAATATTTCTCCGCCGGAAGATGCATCGAGCGTTCGGACACGGAGAACCGTCCTCGTCATCGACGATGAATCCCGGGCACGCAAGTTCATGTCGGATGTCATCCGTGGCGCTGGGTTTGACGTGGTCGAGGCAGCGGGCGGCGAACAGGGCATGGCCAGCATGCGCAAATCACGGCCCGATGCGATCATCCTGGACGTGATCATGCCCGGACAGGACGGCTGGTCAGTGTTGCGCGAAATCAAATCGGACGAGGCGCTTCGCGATATTCCAGTAATCCTTGCCACCGTCGTGGCAGATCGCGAGATGGGGCTTGCCTTCGGCGCCGCGGATCACCTGATCAAGCCAGTCGATCCCCAGCAGCTGATCGAAACGTTGAATGCCGTTGCGGGCAATGATCGACACGATGTCCTCGTCGTCGATGACGACCCTGCGACGCGTGAACTTTTTCGCAGGGTGCTGGTTCGCGAAGGCTGGCGCGTTCGGGAGGCTACCGACGGTCGGCGCGGTCTCGAACAGCTTGAGGCAGGGCGGCCAACAGTCATGGTGCTCGATCTCATGATGCCGAACATGGATGGTTTCGGGCTGCTCCGGGCTATCCAGGAAAGGCCGGACCTCGCCGATATTCCCGTTGTCATTGTCACGTCGAAAGACTTGACGCACGAGGAACTGGAATGGCTTGGCGTGCACGCGAGCGAGGTCATCAGAAAGGGAACGAGAGGGCGCGCAGATCTTATCGCTGCCCTGAAGCGACATGTGCCACTCAATGAGGAAGCCTGAGGAGCCGAAACAGGATGGTCAAAATTCTTCTCGTCGAGGACAATGAGATGAACCGCGACATGCTTTCCCGCCGGTTGGAACGGCGGGGGTATGAGGTGATCATCGCGACCGATGGGCTCGCCGGCGTCGAGGCGGCGATGGAAGCGAAGCCTGATCTGGTGTTGATGGATATGAGCCTGCCGGTGATCGATGGCTGGGAAGCAACGAGGCGGATCAAGGAGAATCCCGCTACCGCGGCAATCCCTGTCATTGCTCTTACTGCCCACGCCATGGCCGATGACCGCAAGAAAGCGATCGACGCCGGTTGCGATGATTATGATACCAAGCCGGTCGAATTGCCTGGATTGCTCGACAAA of Phyllobacterium zundukense contains these proteins:
- a CDS encoding response regulator gives rise to the protein MVKILLVEDNEMNRDMLSRRLERRGYEVIIATDGLAGVEAAMEAKPDLVLMDMSLPVIDGWEATRRIKENPATAAIPVIALTAHAMADDRKKAIDAGCDDYDTKPVELPGLLDKIIRLTGG